The segment TATAGAGTGGTGATCCACTAATATAGAGTGGTGATCCAGTAACATAGAGTGGTGATCCATTAGTATAGAGTGGCGATCCACTAATATAGAGTGGTGATCCAGTAATATAGAGTAACATAGTATAACATAAACTTTGAATTAACAGTTAATTTGTTTGGCAACCAAGTGACATCAGTGCATGACAAAACTGTGATAAatgttctttgaaaaaaaaattcatgataaaaaaaattagttggCAAATAATTTTCCTATAGCCTACAATATTAATTTTAGTAATTTTCATGATAGATTTTGGGGATGGGATGATAAAGACAACTAATTTACCTTCACTAACTGCCAGGTGTTGCAGACAAAGACGCTGACATAATCTCTACAATCTCGTCTCTCAGCCAATGCCATGTACTTGCCATCTTTTGTAAAGTGTATACCTTCATGAAAAGAATTATGACACAAACGAATAACAAATAGGTCCAGGGGTATCATCCTGTTCTGGTTGTGTTTGCAGTGCAGTACGTTCAGGCAACCGGTTGGCAGTTTGCAGGCTGCTAGAAAGACACTTTACCTTTAAAACCATTTCGCATTTTGAGTCATGACAGTTGGGATCACTAGATGCATTGCATAGGTCCCTGATTTATCTTGCTTTTTGCGCAAGAAGATGTTTGCACTTAAGTTGTGGACAAGCCTACGGTTAAGACTGTTTAATCACTAGGACTtaggtaaaaaaaataaatgtctcctttcataaatatatagtgAATAAAAGATAGATATATGAATAGATGGCAAATACAGCAGCATGTTCTATTCACAATCATAATTTGGTTTTAGAAAGCTtattgaaatgcaaaaaatgatttttaatttcttACAATTTACTTTTGCATCTGAGACTGATAGATGAAAATCCTATACTTGCTGTTTGGGGCTGCTGATGGCCTAATATACCAACAGACTGTCAGCCACAATACTAGGATAATCATACAGTTGCATttgaaacatgaatattcatgcatttACTGGGCAGCAACTTGGGAAAATTATCTAATGCTAAATTGTACCGCTCTATACGATATTACATGTCGCACTTCAAAGCAAACGTTATTACCTAAAAATCTTTCTCTTAGAGCACTGTGACATTTATACgtctcatactgtcagtacaagtgctttgaagggTGCCACGAAAGTACAAACTAGTTGGTGTAACGGTATAAATGTTGGTACCTACACGACACCATTGTAGTGAAATGCTGCCTTGTATTAACAATAATGGACAGTTCACAACTGTCCGCACTTTATAGTTACATAGCTTCACATAGCTTCGATCAGGAAGAAGAATGCGATATAGGTGTGAAGGAAACGCTTTTCAAAGTATATGTTCACGAACAACAGAATGACAGCTGAGACGCAAGCAACAAATCTAAGGAGGTTCTGGCAAGGAGGAGGTCATCCTttgataatttgttttatttatattttgatgcAACTATTCCTGCTATACCTACCTTGCTTACAGTCCTTGGGGTATTTGATGTATGAGACAGATTTATTCACCAACGACCAGACCGTTATTCTCAGATGAAAGTCTGCGGTGGTCAAGATGTGTCGTCCATCTGGACTCCATCTTACTGCCTTCAGACCAGCTGATCCTTCGTCAATTTTACACGTCCACTCTGGTTGCTCAAGAGACCATACCTGGAGAAAGCATAAAAGTCCAGTTTTTTGAGGTCATAACATCATTTTctatcattttttacttttcatttggatctagttaaaaataaataagtacTTTAAATCCTAATATTTCCAGAATATTCTTCGACCCCCATTCAACTATTCAATAACTGCAAGTAAACATGTTTGGAGGCTTATTCATCCCGAGTGAAGCCTTTCTTCCAAACAACCCAATCACCAAAAACAGATTCAGCATTGTTCTAAAAATTGCAATAGAAAtgtaaaaaacttaaaaaacctGGCTGATAGTTCAACCTGGACCAAATTTGTCAGAAAGCTCTTCATAAAATACTGTCAAATCAAAACTGATATCTGATGGTCTGAAATACTTGCACAGTAACTGTTGGAAAGGGAGGCCTGGCTACTGCTCAAATAACACAGATAGGGAAATAAACCAAAAGAAACAGCATTATTAATGCTCACCAAGATCCACTTTAATTGCAAATTTAGAGACACAATAAACGACTTTCAGTGAATTTTGGGTTTGATCCACGTTATGGTAATTTACTTgatcattttttaaatatttacacatacTCAACATATTTGCTCAACCTTACTGGAAGAGCAGTGGCCATTTGGTTAGTAACATTAATAGTACACTTAATTCTTAAAGAGCGCCACCTAATAACTAATACAGTTTAATAAACATTTCTCTACTAATAATGTCTCATATATGATCTCAAATTCCAATTCATTTATCATTGTCCAGAACCCCAAAAGACAGTAAAAGTCATGAATAATAAATTCTACGGTCAGTGTAGAGTAGAATTCTGAGGTTACAGTCACAAGAGGTTCAAATATTTCCAACAAAATGCTACTTAATGTAGCTTCAAAGCGAGAGCTCATAATGCTCACACATCCTGAGATATTAGTGTAAAGTTGAATGACATGTCTTTGATTATATCACCAAGACACCATAATAACCCGATGCATGAGCTTGTATTCTCCTTTCACTGTAAATgtaaatactgccctctttaTGTGTGTAAACAAATGGCAGATCGACATCTAATCTGTGTATTCACTGAATAAACCTTGTTACGAATCTACCCAAATCTGGCTTAATCCTTCGTGTAATCATCCCGTTGAAGAGACACAAAATTTTAACTTTGGCGACCCTCATCAATCAAGGATACTAATAGAGAGGCCAGATCATGAATTTGATTGCATAACTACTAGTGTTGATTGATAGATCACATCATACCGTGTAAATTAACTGCACCTCTCTCCATTGAAAGACAACGACACGATGGGTGTGTAAGAAAACCAATTGGTACTTTAGGAGTCGTCATCAACGAAGGATATTATAGACTAGACAGTTAATCAAACTTTATGACAAACATCAATTGTAAAGTGCAAACAATTTTGGGTGAATTTACTACATTTCTGCCAATTGAAAAATACAGCAAGGAAAAAAGTGTAGGATCTAAAGACTAACTAAACCAGATATATTATTCTATCATTGACGATGCAAAACATTAATTATTGAGAGATATTAAAACAGagtgaaaataaagaaatgagCAAGCAGCTATGTATTTGTACCTGAACCATTCCTCTTTTGTACATCCCACAGAGAATGAATCTTGAATCTGAAGACCACTgcaaacaaaggaaagaaacCAACTCTTATTAAGTTACAAAGTAGTAGGATTTTCATACACTCCTGAAAACGATGACAGATGTCTTCCTCAACAGAATATTTGACTTTccttggaaaattaaaaaaggaaGTCATTTTAAATCACAGAATGacaattaatatacaaatattacatCTCCTTCCCATGAAATACCACAACATATCATTCATTTCACTTTTCAAGAATGATTCCACATCAATTTTCTGTGACCATGTGAACAAATAACTGTACGCTCATGTATGAATCCTGATAACAAATACTACTGGGCACTAGGTGACAATTACATCGTAATGCTGATATGTTTTAGTGAAAAGTAGATAGGCCTATGAGATTTCAAACTAGGATGAAATGATAaatttataacaataatatGTCAAGAGCATGGAGAGACAGTGAAGCTAATAAATGTCCTTGTAATGCATGCACAAAATCATTTACCCACAAGAGAAGATATTTGTACAAAACTTTCTGTGAAAACATCAACTTGAAATATATTGTAAGATTAGAAAACCTTCCAGATCAATGTTCACGTCGGCGATCGAGAAGTTGTCAGTGAGGAGTTCAGAAAAGCCCCTCACAAAAATTAGttataatgaaaataattatttaaaacataacaatataaacaataacaatgtcaCAAGCAACAAAACCTCTCTTTTAATGCATTTAAATCTGTTcagtaacatatcaaaattataaTATGCTATCTTAAGTTATTATCCATTGTACGACACACAAACAGAAAGTAAGTAACCACTTATAACTCTCATTGCGAATGATACTGTGTAAATATCATAAGATGCACTGAGTGTTCCGCGCAATGAACCTTATGAGTCTATACATTCTATAACACTTGGCCTAACCTCTGACGATCGATGAAACTGACTTAGTTTGCCTGCTTATAAGTTATTGatgataaataacatttttcatacTTTACAATAATTTGGGACATATAtggatataggcctatttgaatGAAATAGGGCAGTGGTTATTATATCAATGGGCCCTACACTGTAATCACGATCTTGCACATGCCTTTACCACCTCCATTCAGCTAGTAATTGGAAAACTTAGCCAGGTAAACTGCGTTTTTTTGCTCTTTAGGGTTACCTACATTTTGGTAGCTTTCATATAACTAAAATAAGCATTTCTAAGGGGGCCTTTGGCCCCTTCATCCTAGGTCCTTTCCCCTTTGAACCCCACTGCCAGGGATAACATCCCAGACCCCCCATGACGACTTTGTCAAGATCACTGGCGTAAACACTGTTCCAGATGTTTCCCTCACAGTCACACACTTCAGAGATAAATCAACACCAATATCACAACAGGATCATTAAGTTTGGAAGAGCATTTGCTTTGAAGAACACATATACACTAGGGCCTACCCACCAAAATGAACTGATCAAGAAAGTATATTGGCAGGTTGTATAACATTACCTCTATCTGTTGTATGGCATCTAAGCAAGTGTACAGCTGCACTATCTGCAAGGTCTTGATGTCTCGTACCACCAAGCGATATTGAGCCACATTGGCCTGCAATCATAGGagcaaaagaacaaaatatattacagtATGTGAGGAATATGTCATAGGTAACTGTACATTACACAGTAAAGGTTCAAAACAAGGATTCCCatgcattcatttcatttaattttgaaaGACACTTCTGAACTGGCCACTGTGCTGATACAGTAGGGGCCTAGAATTATTCATGCAGGCTAGGCTCAGGTCAGGACTACAGTAACTTAGAAGAACTAGAACCTAGGCCTAACTGTGTACGTTAACTGCAGGTCAAGTTAAAAACAATTATCGGGTTGATTAAGACTGATATCAACAGAATAAAACTTCTTTTATCTACCAGGAAACTGCCATTTGGTGAAAAACGACATAGATGTCCATTCTGTTTGAATAAATCTGAAAAATTCATTTCCTTTCTTCCATTCAAATCTGGAACTTTAAAACCGGTACTTGGTTAGATCGGACGGCTTAACGAACACAGAATTAGCTTTATGCAACCTCTATGTAAAGACAGCCGACGAATAGTTCCGTCCTCGTAAATTGATGTTTCAGCTCGAATAGTAGTTTATCATTTCCGATAAAATATGTCGTCAGAAGTAAATAACTCTGAAAATCTTAGCCGTGAGGTTTGTATCGAAATAATCAAACTTTATAAGTTCTCACGACATTTGTCACGATCCATTATGGTTACAGATATTTAAATAGTATGGATCGATTGTGCGAAATAATACAAGTCACGCTACCGTAGCCCACAGTATGTTAGTATTATGCACAAAGAGTTACAGTGTCCATGGGTTAGTGTTTGCATCGGTCAGGCATTAGGCATTTTAATGCGTTGTCCTCCGTGTTAGCACAATTGTTTAGCTGTAAACAAGGCATGATAAATGGTTATTAGTATGGTCCTTAAATAGGCCTATGCTAGATAATCAGATTATGTTCATTCATGCCCAGAACTCCAGTCATCCTCACTGAGTATTTAATTTGTCAAGATGTTGAATAAATATTTCAGAATAATTTGGAGCATCAGAGAGTCTAGGTAAGAACTTGTTTTGACCTTTAAAAATGACAAACCTACAGCAGTAGGCTACTCCCATAAATAGCTGGTAAACATGTATCAGTTCAATGTAAAGATATCAGTCCCATCAAGGTTTATATTATCAAGTATTATGATTAAAATTGATTCCACATATTGCTGTTCCATTATTTGATATCATCCAGATGACCAGATccttcaggaaaaaaaaaatattccagcACCATCTGTGAAGAAAGTAGGACTGTTTTCAAGAAATTTCATTACTGTTTTAATATGTTTctaatatatttatacatcCAGTATGCATGTCTAGTTTTATTGCATCTTAAGTGGTTCATATGTTCTTTAACCAGGACCTGACGAGAATCATCTCTGACTTGAAAAGTCAAgtttcaaatttgaagaaggAACTAAGAAACTGCAAAGGATCATCCACAATTCAAGCCACAGAGAAAGCATCTaagaagacaaagaaaaagTTTGAGAGGCCTTTTGATTTTAAGAGGTGCagtaatttgatttttttgaagttttccTTAGAAGTTAGAAGGTTTTGGAAACAGATTGTAGAGCGGGTATATTTGATCACAACAGTACTAaatggcttttttttttggcaagttgCTTTCTAGAACCATTTCACTTTTTGgatgaaacaatatatatacaggaaAATTTGCAAATAGCCTGTGATGTTTTCATTTAATATAGCAAAGTACCTCATTGCTTTGAGATGAGTTCCCTTTTTCATATATGGCTAATttttgggtggggtgggggatccAGTATTCATTCTCTTTGAGCGCTATACTGTAGATAAGTTTGATGAGAAAATCCTATAAGTACTGTGCATACTTTTTTGTCATATATGAGTCAATCATGGCTTTCAAATGTGAGCTTCATTTCGTCGAAGGATGCAGATGTAGTTGTAGATAGAGAATTTACTGTACAGAGTCAAGGCTGTCACGAAATAGAAAATTCCTAGTTTGCCTTCTTCCCTTCTTTTCTTGTGGgctatatcaatatattaaagTGAGGAGTAAATTTAAATGCTTGGTAATGATTTAGTTTTTAGATTTCTGCAGAGTTTATCACTATTGTTTAATGGTAGCACAAGGTTTACAGAACTCCTACTCTTCGAAACCACTCcgtccacccccacccctccctcctctaGTCATCTACCCTCCATGAGGAATTTATGCTAAGTCagttgtgaaaatatgaaagGCATTTTTTTCCATCAAGTTGTTCAATTTGCATGTGGAATTTGCAGCTCCCTACAAGTTGTCCATAGTTGTCTCAGGAAATTTAAGTACATACAGTAGAGTCATTACctcttttctttgctttggtTGTAAAAAAAATAGACTGCAATTTGCTTTTTATCTTCCAGGTTCCATAAACGCCATATAGCCCTACGAGTAGCTTACCTCGGATGGGACTACCATGGATTTGCTGCTCAAGAGAATATTGATACAACCATTGAGGTGAGAAAATCAATAAACATTTCCAATGATGAAAACAGCAAGTAAAGTTTGGGGCTGAAATGTTTTGAGCTGGAAAACATTTCGTTActcatttcataatttgtttaattttccagttagttttctgttgttcttTTACAATCTTCCTAAATTTGCAACTTCAACATTCAAGGCTAGAATGAAGAGAAACCACTTGAAGCTATTCATATCAGTCGTATTATTCGTTCTCTTTTTTACTTTCGTACAGTTCTTTTTGTTTGAGGCTCTACTGAAGACTAAACTAATAGAAGACAGGCCATCCTCCAACTATTCTCGGTGTGGACGGACAGACAAAGGAGTGAGTGCATTTGGTCAGGTGATCACTCTAGATGTCAGATCAAATCTACGAGAAGGACTGGGAGTGATCCAAAAGGAGAATTCAACAACTGAACCGGGCAAAGGTTAGTTTTATAGAATTAAGTACTGTCATGTAATGATATTGAGTATATTGTATATCTTTTGAAAGGTGTTTTAGGTTCAGGTACAAGTTTTTAGCCATATTTCAGTCAACCCTGGATTGCATCATCTCAGGTTTAAAGCTTCCAGCACTGGATACTATTTTAAGTGCTGAGCAGCTAGCCTCTCCCAGGGCCTATCTGTCTGAGTTGTGATTTGTCTATTGTGCCCcttattgatattaatattttaaaataaacatttcaattaGTATTCTAATAAAACATAAAGCCAGAATGGTATACTAAATCCTGTCAAATGATTTTAATGTATTAACAATTAATTGGCAGAGTTGTAAAGGttaaagtttaaaattcttcatttttttgcCCCTGCAGATGTTAGAAACGTCAAAGAGCTAGATTACGTCAACATGTTGAACAGAGTTTTGCCGCCGGACATCAGAGCCCTTGCTTGGGCTCCCGTAGATCCTTCTTACAGTGCAAGGTTTGTTACACTCTTCCTATCTCAAATCAGCTGGTCGTGTTTATTAAAGGGTCACCGAATTTCTTAAGTTTCTAATGGAAAAGTCCTTGAGATGTGGGAACTCTGTTTTTCTGAAAACCCAGAATGCCTACAGATGATTTGATTAAATTTCTACTTTGTACCCCACAATTTTTATTTGGTACTGTATTTCAAGGTAATTTTAATAGTCTCCtgttttgcccccccccccaaaaaaaaattccccccTTATTTGGATGGCTTGATAATGATGTAATAAATTTCAGGATATGTTTTGACAGAATAAAGACAATACAGTTATaccgaaatgaaaagaaaagccgtatatacatatttaaaactCTAGTAGTGCCTGGGGTGAAGTTTAGACGATGAGGTGTgttgctgatattcttgtgatttCATCGCTCATAACTAGACACAGACAGTGACAAACACatgtttgtgatattttaaaATGCAAGCTGTCCAGTAATCTAACTTGTCCCTATCAAATTGTTCCTACTTTTTCATCAAATATCTACTTTTTCATCAAATATCTACTTTTTCATCAATATCTACTTTTTTACTGGTTTTGCTGTGTTAAGTGTGATTTCAAAATGCAGTAAAGTACTGCAAAAGTGTGTTTATCACCTGTGTGAGTATGGAAATCAAGAATATGGGGAATTTTGTTTAATACTGTATGTTGCAGCACAGAGCACTACAAGAGTACCACAAATGACATATTATCATTCATATACACTTGATGTTATTTTACACATTTATTTTCCAAACTAGACATGAAACATTTTGCTACTTGTCTGTTTCAGTCCAACATTTTGACTGCTTTTTCCTTTTAGCTTCCCAACATATGCCCTACTTTCACTACATTTGTAATTCCCTACATGTATCCTGATTTTTCAGAAGGGAGTGCTGGACAGCCTGAGTACCTATTTTGATGGAATATAAAAcattttactcaaaaattgtttgGTCATGTAATGtaatttgttaattttccaGAATTTGATCATGATTATCTTTTTCATAATGAATGTTTTGTAGGTTTGACTGCCAGTACAGGACCTACAAGTACTTCTTTCCCCAAGGCAACTTAGACATACAAGTGAGTAATCAACTAGTGAGGGAGCCGAACAGGAGGGGGCAGGTTGAAATTATAGGTGCATACTGACATTTCTACTGAAGTATAGTGATTCATTTAAAAATATAGTACCTTGCTATGATTTAACTTATTTGGGTGCTGAGGAAATCATTTATCCAATATTCTCAGAATGTGTTATGCAAACTGGTCAaactgctatacaagtgcaaagctGTGTAGCAGTGTTTTATGTGAGATAAACTGTTAGAGCCtccaaaatttgaacactaaatttatTCCCTGCGGTGGAGGGGTGAGGGTATGGATATGCTTCTGATTATTAGCTGTTCTGTACTTATGTTGtacatgaaatttttttttttttaattcaataatTTGCTTTCAAATTAGTTCTCATCCCCATAATCCTTTCTCCTCTCTCTATCcctctctctttccttttttaattTAGCTAACATATCCTGTAAAGTGCCAAACTAAATCATCTTGAACCGTATTTTAAATCCACACATGTGTAATCGATTGGTTGGTTTAATTACAGTAAACGTTCATTAATATCTGTATCGTAAAACAATAAAGTTGATATGCTGTCTCCATCCCACGTCCCCCACTACTCTCATCAGTATGAGGTTGGTGTTGTATTGTTGCCTCCCGAAATTATATTAGGTGGAGCAGATTTGACTCATCTCATCAGTATGAGGCTTGGATTGTTACCTCCCAAAATGCAGATGTTACTACTGGTCATAATGCCCTGGAGGCAGAAAAACATATGGTGGCTAGATTTGATTGCTTCTTGCATtatccaggggcgtagccagtatgtagcactgtaggcccgggcctacactttttttggccaagttatcttgtTTTTAAGCACccataaataattcaaatccataagatTGTACCTtgataattttaaatacattatgtagtattgaattacgcaCTATTTcaactcgtttgtttttgggtttaaaagtgatattgaatgaggtgtctcaagttagcaagaggccagggaaccagaatgcacactcgggaagggcggtttccggcaatctgggggggtttgtaaaaccaaaaattttcttgtacgatccgcgccaacatatggtggcgctccgctcagatagtcgtgcctacaactttgaaaatcctggctacgcccctgttcACAGACTTTATGGCATGGGAAATTAATTAAGTCTTTTATAAACAGAAGTAAATTTCATGTGTTTTCGCTTACTCTTACCTGTACCAGTCAAGTCTGGTGATGCTAAAATTATCATCATGACAGAATTGACACTTGACTAGATGAAAATGATGATGTATGGATGAAGCCAAAACCTGCTTCTTGACAAACAAacaacttttttcttcttttctttgcagCTCATGAAAGAAGCCTCAAGAAAGCTGATCGGTGAACACGACTTTAGAAACTTTTGCAAGGTACGAAGGTGTATTAGATTCTGATTGTAATGATGAAGTTTTGTTCTAACTTAGGAAAAGGAGCTGGttgcacatttaatttataacaATTTATACATCATCATGTTTCTCTTCAGAGATGTCAAAGCAACTTTTAATCGGTCCGTGTCGTAATAAGTCATAACTCAGGTTAATAAATTGCTTTAAATAAAAGAGACTGTGAAATGAAAGTATATTTGATAAATctgtt is part of the Apostichopus japonicus isolate 1M-3 chromosome 11, ASM3797524v1, whole genome shotgun sequence genome and harbors:
- the LOC139975929 gene encoding tRNA pseudouridine(38/39) synthase-like, translated to MSSEVNNSENLSREDLTRIISDLKSQVSNLKKELRNCKGSSTIQATEKASKKTKKKFERPFDFKRFHKRHIALRVAYLGWDYHGFAAQENIDTTIEFFLFEALLKTKLIEDRPSSNYSRCGRTDKGVSAFGQVITLDVRSNLREGLGVIQKENSTTEPGKDVRNVKELDYVNMLNRVLPPDIRALAWAPVDPSYSARFDCQYRTYKYFFPQGNLDIQLMKEASRKLIGEHDFRNFCKMDVANGVVTFIRRIVSVDIQPVDSREDGFQMYEVTISGLAFLYHQIRCIVAILFMIGQHREKSEIIDELLDVSKNPRKPQYSMAAEYPLVLYDCGYEAIDWIYSDDHQQHNITSLQSIWTNHCIRAAIVKRMLDGLDIAPVLDIKIDAGTGDKKLVPWQEAREKISKQSERLTLGLPSSTHQPLLKRKRCESLEDRIAHFTKKGRGPKVKSKEGDILVDDDVSETMDST